The proteins below come from a single Aegilops tauschii subsp. strangulata cultivar AL8/78 chromosome 6, Aet v6.0, whole genome shotgun sequence genomic window:
- the LOC109756027 gene encoding NPL4-like protein, whose product MILRIRSRDGTDRITVPDAAAATVGDLQRLIEARATVPVAAQRLSLDPALLLPAPQPPLLADPAAPLASLPLANGSFVYLSYPPGARSAQPPPPRALTAAGSFGKKMTMDDLIARQIRVTRQEAPFCSAASFDRDSANAFQLHVSESLAFAVKRAGFLYGRVDAETKEVLVDFIYEPPQQGSSDVVHLMRDADEEARVDAIADGLGMRRVGFVFTQAVGRKASETGEYTLSNSEVVQAAQLQAEGGIPEWVTAVVKLEVGEDGSADVHFEAFQMSEVCVKLFKDGVLETEIQDSDDPRLSKMRKEVIAGGKDTMEVDNDFFLVPVKISDHQGPLSMGFPIENRGIPLPANALRSHMDRAKHLPFVKRISDFHLLLQIAAFLDVKADVPTLAACVGHQAEVPEGYRLLIDALAGQT is encoded by the coding sequence ATGATCCTCCGCATCCGCAGCCGCGACGGCACTGACCGCATCACGGTGCCGGACGCGGCCGCCGCCACCGTCGGCGACCTGCAGCGCCTCATAGAGGCGCGCGCCACCGTGCCCGTCGCCGCCCAGCGCCTCTCCCTCGACCCGGCCCTGCTCCTCCCCGCCCCCCAGCCGCCGCTCCTCGCCGACCCGGCCGCGCCGCTCGCCTCCCTGCCCCTCGCCAACGGCTCCTTCGTCTACCTCTCGTACCCGCCCGGCGCGCGCTCCGCCCAGCCCCCGCCGCCCAGGGCCCTCACCGCCGCCGGCTCCTTCGGCAAGAAGATGACCATGGACGACCTCATCGCGCGCCAGATCcgggtcacccgccaggaggcgCCCTTCTGCTCCGCGGCCTCCTTCGACCGCGACTCGGCCAACGCCTTCCAGCTCCACGTCTCCGAGTCGCTCGCCTTCGCCGTCAAGCGGGCGGGGTTCCTCTACGGCCGCGTCGACGCCGAGACCAAGGAGGTGCTGGTCGACTTCATCTACGAGCCGCCGCAGCAGGGGTCCTCGGACGTGGTCCACCTGATGCGGGACGCCGACGAGGAGGCCCGCGTGGACGCCATCGCCGACGGGCTCGGCATGCGCCGGGTGGGGTTCGTCTTCACACAGGCGGTCGGGAGGAAGGCCAGCGAGACGGGCGAGTACACCCTGTCCAACAGCGAGGTGGTCCAGGCCGCCCAGCTGCAGGCGGAGGGCGGGATCCCGGAGTGGGTCACCGCCGTGGTGAAGCTGGAGGTGGGGGAGGACGGCTCGGCGGACGTGCACTTCGAGGCGTTCCAGATGAGCGAGGTCTGCGTCAAGCTGTTCAAGGACGGCGTGCTGGAGACGGAGATCCAGGACTCCGACGACCCCCGCCTCTCCAAGATGCGCAAGGAGGTGATTGCAGGAGGGAAGGACACCATGGAGGTGGACAACGACTTCTTCCTGGTGCCGGTGAAGATCTCCGATCACCAGGGCCCGCTCTCAATGGGATTTCCGATTGAAAACCGTGGGATTCCTCTGCCGGCGAACGCTCTCAGGAGCCACATGGATCGTGCAAAGCATCTCCCGTTCGTCAAGCGGATCTCTGATTTCCACCTGCTTCTCCAGATCGCTGCTTTCCTGGATGTCAAGGCCGACGTGCCTACTCTGGCTGCGTGCGTGGGACACCAGGCCGAGGTGCCAGAGGGCTACCGGCTCCTGATCGACGCCTTGGCAGGTCAAACATAA